A section of the Oryzias melastigma strain HK-1 linkage group LG2, ASM292280v2, whole genome shotgun sequence genome encodes:
- the LOC112160172 gene encoding uncharacterized protein LOC112160172, whose translation MESEEDAGAAAMLWSIQEAVERQTLQIGASACGATAVVDVLRALGLDVAPEEADRCVQTRLRRNEAPLPDYLLSRSEAGATHAQLITGAQQASGGKVRGRFFHFHPPRKVRLVPWLARWIRRGAVPVATMNMQVGVPEGEEVPDAWHHQLIFGVAPNAVFMTNPLDVVSEEELHQRICSDSVLLIRRDDVLQRLTPDCSLSSLSDHSSDPRWRLLDVEGQVKRMIQEEDQPKKSHICIPAAYSSGVTLFVLHESELSQELLSAPELPII comes from the exons ATGGAGAGTGAGGAGGatgcaggagctgcagccaTGCTGTGGTCCATCCAGGAGGCCGTGGAGAGGCAGACGCTGCAGATCGGAGCCTCCGCCTGCGGGGCCACAGCTGTGGTGGACGTCCTGAGGGCCCTGGGTTTGGACGTGGCTCCAGAGGAGGCCGACCGCTGCGTTCAGACCCGTCTGAGGAGGAACGAGGCGCCGCTGCCCGACTACCTGCTGTCCCGCAGTGAAGCTG GTGCGACGCACGCTCAGCTGATCACAGGCGCGCAGCAGGCCAGCGGCGGGAAGGTGAGGGGGCGCTTCTTCCACTTTCATCCTCCCAGGAAGGTCAGGCTGGTCCCCTGGCTCGCACGCTGGATCCGCAGAGGCGCCGTCCCCGTGGCGACCATGAACATGCAGGTGGGCGTCCCTGAGGGCGAGGAGGTCCCCGACGCCTGGCACCATCAGCTGATATTTGGAGTTGCTCCAAACGCCGTTTTCATGACGAACCCTCTGGATGTGG TGAGCGAGGAGGAGCTGCACCAGAGGATCTGCAGCGACTCGGTCCTCCTGATTCGCCGTGACGACGTCCTGCAGAGATTAACCCCCGACTGCTCACTGTCCAGCCTCTCCGATCACTCGTCCGACCCGCGATGGCGACTCCTGGATGTTGAAG GTCAGGTGAAGAGGATGATCCAGGAGGAAGATCAACCAAAGAAGAGCCACATCTGCATCCCTGCAGCCTACAGCTCCGGGGTGACGCTCTTCGTTCTCCACGAGTCAGAGCTGTCACAGGAGCTCCTCAGCGCTCCTGAACTCCCAATCATTTAA